The DNA window TACACATTTAAATATGTCTCAACTAGGTCAACATTAATATCTCGattttaatgcttaatgtttccatctcaattgaagaaaaacaaatgatCGACTTAACATCGCTCTGATATTAGTTTGTTGTAACGGAAATATGAGAGATAACATAAGCAATTAAAAAACATGaattttaacgtggttcactaatataatatttgtctaTGTCCACCAAAAATAGAGAATTTTATTGAGGAAGTCAGAACAAATATTACATCATGACAGACTAGGATTATAaaacgagtttatataacactcggttcCCTAAAACCCTAACAGAAATAGAAATAAGATTGAAAACGATACTTTCAAGGCAAAGACTTCGTCTTCTAAAGTGTTTGACTACACctttaaataaatcttaactAAATCAACAATAATATCTTGGCAAAAagtctccaaaatattatcacaatattttcctaattatattaccataacaacatatcaaattattttttgtattaatcttattccttaaatcaagattatacactAAACATATATTGCttcttttgtttaatatttttttcgtCACTAATTCAAAACAACTCAACCATATATAGACTAGTAGTTTTAAGATAAGCAAGAGTATATTTTGTATGAGTTCAAtcttttaaaacattaatttatttataataaatttaagtcCTAATTTTTTCTTTACATTATGTTTAATACTATAACTCTAatttttggtcatttttaacCCTACTTAATATTAAGATTGTTGGAAGATACATAAATTTGGAGAAGTTATATTAAGGATGACAACGGGTACCCTATCCGTCAGATAATGAAGTAtccatccccgaacccgattatAATTTTACTATCTGACCCCGAACCCGACTCCGACGGGTATCTCTCTTTAtatccccatccccgattcgccgggtacccgatccccgacaGATACTCTTTTAcccaattaaatttttataaggttatataattattagaataaaaaacataaatttattagtaaaataagatattgaaaaaacaaataaatacatTACCAACATTACATACATCTTTATGTTGTAGATGTTGAAGAGGATAAAAACTTGATTGTAGAGTTGAAGAAAAATGTTAGAGTGaagtttgaaaaaaagttagagaatgaaaatgaaagaaatgagagagaaaaaatattttgttatttaaagaaaagttaaaaatgagaattaaaGAGTGATGTAGAGAGTAATACATTTTTttggaatataaaaaaaaatattggagtAAAATATGgataagaacaaaataaatgatatattaaaaataatgtttttcatgATGAGTATTTGAAAGGTCGCATTAAttcttactaaaaaaatattttattttaattattaatttatacggGTATTGAGTTTTGAATTCGCACACTCCCTATCCCCGACTCCGATTGGGTATTTTTTTTCCCTCCCCATGTCCAACCCCGGCCCCgtacccgatttaaaatacccaaaCCCAACCATCGGGTACCCACGAATATCGGGTATACGGGTACACATTGCCATCCCTAAGTTGCATGGGTAGAGTGCtaagaaaattatgtttcaaCTTTGATGTTGATCTTTTGATGTAAACAAAACCAATGAGACCAAAGATCCCAACAAGACTTACATTAGCTATAATTAAACAATCTAAGAATAATATTAACACTCTTAAGAGGATCTTTAATTTATACACAATGAAGTTTAGAGTTTATTTGTTGTTGGgtgttttggattttttattttttttaaaaaaaaaaattgataaaataatagtttataataatttttaggtATAATGTAGCTCAAGTTTGGTAGTGTTTTAAGGGGAAAATTAGAGTTTCAATTCTTACTAATAAAGTCTGAAATTAAAGTTGTGAAACAATGGAGAATGTGACTTTTTATATCTTcgtaaattaaaaaagaaattaataataatattaataactttttgaAGTACAAAAGATTTTGTAACAACATATAGACCTCTTCAATTTGATTCTTTTTCACACACAACGTTACATGAACCTgatatctttatatttaaaatattattttttattaatattagacCTAAAAATATCTTTTACCTCTTCAGAAGTTGATTGACGGTATTCACTAGTAAAAATGAGGTTTTTATCGAAATTTTTTATGTCGGTAAGGACCCTAAATATGTCGGTAATACACATTTACCGACAAGTGCTGAAACTGTCGGCATCTGTCGGTAGAGCTCTTGTCAGTAAAGATATTGAAATCTTAGTCgactaaatttataaactttcgGTATAGGCTTTACCGAAAGATGTATACATATCTTTCAGTAAATCATTTTCTGATAGATATGATTAGATCTATCGGCATAAACTATATAATGACATTTTAGCATATATTGTATTTCTTCTAATTAGGCTGATAATAGTTTGAATATGTAAAAGCCGAATAGgctatttaatctttatttaggGTAAATACCAAAAGATTTCAACAAATCTTTTGAAAAATCCTCTACCGAAAGATATgttaaataccgaaagatttcaaAACTTTTACCGAAAGATTTCAATAAATCTTTCTGAAAAGTGTACTTAGGGgaaataccgaaagttttgttgaaatatttagGCAAAGGGGAATATCGAaagctttaaaaaaaattcggtATAGGCTTTActtaaagatttatttaaaactatcGAAATAGTGTAACTATGAATACCGatatatttcatcaaattttttagtatttctcctttacaaaaatttaatattctatttattttttacataaccTTAATATGTTATTAGTCAAACCAAAAGAATACAATAAGCAAAAAAATCATTACATTCCAAAATTCTCAATCAATACGTATTACAAACACATAAACTAATCCAAAATGTATTTACTCCAAACACGATAAAGTAATCCAAAAagtacataattaaataaaaaaacatatactaAAATGTACTAACACGGGGTGATGGTTGATTTTGTAACTGTGCTAATATAAATGCAATTTTTCGTCTAGTTCCGCTAATTCTActtgtattctctcattgttaaTTTGAACTACCTCTTCTTGACCCGCATCTAGAGTCGTTGGTTCTCCTCCATTAGCGACCCTCCACGTTGTGAATTGTTGTCCCTCCGTCGATCCCTATGAAAACACGATGGTCACACGCCTGACCCCATACCCATCACCGTCCTGTATTGTTGGGCCCCGAACACTCTCACGGTTACATTGAGGTCGGACATACCGGAAGTGTCATTAATCACTTGCTCCATCTTCGTCTGCACATTTTAAAGTTTCATTGTATAGGCTATATATATagttctattaattttttaattaaactatttattaacttattatcttCTCTGGTGACAATTGGTTTGGCGTTGGGGTCGAGTTGTCTTTGGTGACTCACAGAGTTTGACTCATTCTAAACCTCTCTATAATAGTCGGTGGACGTCCGAGTTTTAGCCTCCTgttcaaataaattgttcatcagtAAATTagttacattatttatagtaaGTTTAATTGAATAATGTACATATCAATTCTTCTTCTACTCTTGAAAATGGTTTACTGCTTGTATGGTGTGAAAACCTCACTTGTCTTCGGTTGCCAATATTGATCGAGCTctttttttccatttaaaataaaattgaagttAGAACTAGTGTCGTTGGTACATATTTCTATTTTCAAAATTGTACGTATCTTGAAGGTCTTGGTGAAGTAGTGGTGTTTATAGAGGAACTCCTAATATGTTGAATCATAGGGTGGTGGGGGATGTGCAAGTACATCTGTCTCATCTCCGTTATGAATCCGCACGTAATCCCGACTCATTGGAGCGCTATCTATCACATATTTGTTTGGCGTGTGCCATCTCGATCTCTTTGTACGTGTCTATAGGGGTATATGTTCTCTCGAATggatcttgaaaaataaaaccaacAAATGTTATAAGACTTCATTTGAATGTTAATTACACTAGGTAATTTAATCACGCCATAGTGAATCTAGTTGATCGGTACTCAAAACCCTCCACTTTAGATAGCGATGCGAGATGAGTGTGGAGTCCCGCACCATCGATCCCACATGCCTATACCACATACGCATAGCATCACCATCTGACCTCCCATCCACGTCTTCGAAGCTCAATGGCACCCTCGATTCCTGTGGCCTTTTTGCAAGCTTGATATTCTTGTTGCGACATCGTCTCCGCATGGAGGAAGAACctacaaaaataacaaattaatattattaggtaaaaatttaatataaacaataaatattagtaaaaaaagTTATCGGTGCCAGTAGTGTTCAGAGTGGACTAGTTATGTTGATCCTCATGCTACTCCTACTACTGCTCATGCTTAGTCTCAATTTCCTGATCCTCCTGCTCTTACTCAGCCTCCGGATATGTACTCTCAATGAAATCCTCAGGCTCATCTTCATGTGAATAGTGGTTTAGTATGAAAGAATATATTGTGACCGGATTAAACACACAGTCCCCTGAAGACAGCACCCGGTCCCTTGAAGGCACCCTAAAGACCACCTCGGGTCATAAGGTCAGCTACCTGTAACATCAACTCCCTAAATGTATTGATGAGTTTTCTTGGAGACATGGTACATGTTAACAAAGTTAGTACTAGCATATTTATTAGTATTGAATAAATAGGAGATGAAGTTTAAGGTAAACACTAAATTATATCTTAACTAGATATTTGTAAAACGTGGATTTATTtgtgtcacaatcttccaaccgggttgGATTCCATATCAGGGcagtaaaatatttattttgcttGATTCGCCAAAATATAAGCTTTTTgacttttaaaatatagttgACATTTATACTTTTGAAgtcatatttatccactttcactctaTGTTCCCCGGAATGTGCATCAAACTACTTACACTTGAAGAGGACAACCCATCTGTGAGAAAAATATTGTACTTAGATTATGTCCGTTAAAATTATGTAGTATGACAGAGTATCCGATCCATTATTTCTTACAACAATAACTCCGTTGTTTTGAGTGGTCAGACCTTCGTTGTGTTTTTTTGTACataatttgtatttgtttattttacaCTAAACAAAACTACATGAGTACATAGTTGGACCGGAGCCTAAGATCTTAAGGTCTCTTGATATATCGATATCGTATGTTAATTGGGCGACCTACATGAGTACAAATTTTCGTTTAATTGTAGAATCAAGTTAAAGTTATCAGATATGCATGATTCTGGTATTTACTCACTCTTTGCTTAAAATAGCTAGCATACGTTGGGGGAATTTTTCCACGGGACTCCATGTTATTGCAATCCTACACATACTCGTTGCACATGTGTtcaatatgaaattattaaatcatATCTTTAATGCTAATAATTCATACTAACATAGCAATACAACATCATACGTGTAAAATGGTTCTACTTTAGGGCAATTTTTCAAGATGTATGAATGATCCTTATCTCGATCGcaataatccaagttgtatattatTCTTTTGGATAgttcttccaacgatgaaaatattgagAGGCCTTGGATTGAACTTTGTGTGCATTCAAGAGCTTTCTCCAAGTACTTGTCACATATACTAATTCTTTCATTCACAAGATATGTCTCTCTTATTGAGCCTTCTGGGTAATTTTTATTCcgtaaatatctttttattgtaTACATGTATTGTTCTATCGGATACATCAATCGAAACTGGATAAGACCCCCCAAGTATAGCCTCGAGTGACAAGTGTACCAGGAGATGTATCAAGATGTCAAACAACGATAATGGGAAATCATTTCCAATTTGCATAGTGTCGTTACAATATTCAAGTACGATTGTTCTAGGTCTGATTCACCCAACACTTTGGAACACAACAAACGAAAAAAATCGggacaaatttattataacatCATACACAGAATCTGGAAGCAATACACGGGTCGCTAGAGGAATAAAGTATtctaataaaatgtgacaatcatgacttttCAATCTTGTAATCTTCTTCTCTTGCAAAAATCATCAGGCAACTTAAGATCCTTCAAGAATTACAAAGACGTTGTTTATTCTCAAAGGACAAAGTGAAAGGGGCTTCTAGATAATAAATTACTCTTCCGACATTTACATGATGTAACCATTGCTTTATGTTCAAAAGTTGTAAATCTTTCCAGTCATTAGGAACATCCTTAGTCTTCTTTTTCACATTCATCATTGTTTCCAACACgttatcacaaatatttttctcacaatgcatcacatccaaattatgtctcaataatagcgatttccaataaaacaagtttgttccaattgtcttcccgtattttatcatatatcttggttttcttcctCTATCCATAGTCAGAACTATGTCTTCCAGGTCTCGTGATTGCTCGTAAATATTTTTCCCCGTTAACATTTTTGAGGACTCTCTATAATCTATTCGAACATCAAACGATTCTTTGTCCCTTCTGTATTTATGGTATTGTGGAAGTAAGAGTTTGTGACTCATGTAACATTATTTCTACCCATTAACCAATCGAAGATATATAGTGTCAtggttacaacaaggacaagcgagTTTTCCTTTTATACTCCACCCAGACAAGTTCGCATATGCTGGTAAGTCATTAATGGTCCATAACAATGTTGATCGAATGTTAAATGATTgtgaggtgtgtgcatcaaatgTTCTCACACCAATATTCCACAATTCAgacaactcttcgatcaatggttGGAGAAATATGTCGATTGCATCTCACAGACTCTTTGGGCCTGGATTAATATAGATAGAaagaaattgctagaatccatgaaAAGAGTGAGTGACATGTtataaggaattaaaataaccaGCCAAATATTGTATGaatttttcccatttgcaaaggCTTGAAActcatcgcttgataaaccaagtctCACGCTACGGGAGTCCGACGCAAAGGCCTTATACCtctcatcaaacgttttccaagtgTATGAATCAGCCAGATGTCTCTACATATCACCTTTAACTCTTACTTCCTTGTGTCATCTCATCAATGGAGCGGTCTTAGAGCACATGTATAGCCTCAACAGTCTTGGTAttagaagaaaatattttaccacCATAGTGGGCataaattttccatttttcttcttctgaaCTGCTCatttgtttggtcgactttcaaTCTAAAAAGGTCACAAACTCTACAAGACTCCAATTTTTTGTCGTTTTTCCAAAATAGTATACAATTGCTCTTACATGCATCTATCTTCTCATACTTAATCCCAATATTTGTAATGAAATTCTTACATTCGTAGTATGGGTTTAGCAATTGAGCATTCATCGGTAATATGTCATCTTTAAGTAGACtcaacaacatatcgaacgaagcgTTTGTCCATTGACCggcattctttatgtgaaggaGTTTCAATCGTgctgatgattttgttattcgTGCACCTTCATATAAAGGTCGTTTAGAATCATCCAGCAATTTATAGAATCTCTACGCATTCTCGACTAGTTCATGGTTGTTCGAACCATCATTAACGTTGAAGAACATATCGTGTATAAAATCTTGCATATATTGTTCTGCATTGACCGTATTATTCACGTCCGATGAAGTACTATTGACTTTCAGCACCACATCATCTAAGTCACTGTCATGATCaccattatcatcatcattgtcATCATCATGATCATAAATCACGTCAATAATACTCCTCTTTTCTCTATGAAAATACtagaattcataattcaaatttattccataaacgatgaggtgaaTTTTAACATCGACTATATCCATAAAATTCGTGTCAAGCATTTCAtgcaaggacatttcactttATGCCGTCATGTACTACTCACTGTAAATCTAGAAAGTGGTCAACTACTTCCTCATATTTTGGATGATCTCGACATAAGCTCATCCAAGTTTTGTCGGGTACTTCCATCATTCTaataatatggaaaaaaaacataactttaagaatttgtttgttcttcctaatttattattatagctAGACATTAACCCTAATGGAATAGATAGATATTGAAGAACTCCAAAATGAGATTTAGGACAATGGAGAAATAATTTAGGACTGATGTCTCAAAACTAAAGGAAGAACATCCTCTTTATAGGTTTAAGTTGAAAGGGATTTTATCCTTACTTAAGAAAAACATTCCAAAATTTAGAATCACATAATTAACATTTCCTcacaaaatttatcaaaaggCTTAACAATCACCTAACATTTCCTCACAAAATAACAGCAATAACATTAAAATCAAGCCCAACAACTAAATCAAACCATCAATTTCAGCCTAAAATTCAGATTTTGACAAACATTCACATGGATATAGTTAAACCCTAGATTTTGACAAACTTCACAGTATTTCAGCCTAAAATTCATCAATTCACGGAGTTCTAAAATGACAGAAACTAACCCTAAGTTCTATAATGACAGAAAATACATCAATTCACCGATTTCATTTTCAacaatatcaaatataaattaaactaaccTACAATTCACCAATTTCAGCaatatcaaatataaactaattttagaaaatacaTCAATTCGATCACCAATTTCATTTCAAGCAATAGAAATATCAATTAAACTAACCCTAAGTTTATTGTGAGGAAGGAGAAGACATACCAGGAAGAGTTCGCGACTGAAGGAGAACAGCGGCGTAGATTTGCGGTTGGAGGAGAACGGTGTCGACGGGTAGATCTGCGGCTGAGGAGAACAATAGCTAGAGAAGAACGACGACTAGAGGAGATAGGCGGTTGGAGGAAATCGGCGAGGGGAGGTTTCGGCATAGAGAAGAAAGACAAAAAGCGTAGggtttttttttccaaaatccCGATTTAAAGGGTCAATACCCAAAGATATAGCAATTCTTTCAGTATTACCTTTTAACTAACGGTCTACAGATTTACCCATTTTTATCGACTTTGGTTTTATTCGCCCAAAAAttctctaagtgttgggaagagacCAATAccgaaatatttatatttaagctGATTATATTTCATCCTTAAAACTAAACACAATCCtatatacttaaaaattaaacacaatacCCACACATCCTCATATTCAAACACAATCCATACACAAATTctcattataatcaaacacaaactttATACTTATAGATTCTATCACAATCCCTCTACTTAGAAATTAATATACTTAGATAATTAAACAAGATCCATATACGTAGAAACTAAAACACCACTTAAAAAAAGGGGGGAAATAAGTGAAGAAGGTCATTATCGAGAGATTTGGAGGCCAATAccgaaatatttatatttaagctGATTATATTTCATCCTTAAAACTAAACACAATCCtatatacttaaaaattaaacacaatacCCGCACATCCTCACATTGAAACACAATCCATACACAAATTctcattataatcaaacacaaactttATACTTATAGATTCCATCGCAATCCCTATACTTGGAAAGTAATATACTTAGATAATTAAACAAGATCCATATACGTAGAAATTAAAACACCACTTAGAAAAGGGGGAAATAAGTGAAGAAGTCCATTATCGAGAGATTTGGAGATAATCTTtcgatattttataaaaaaatctacaGACTTACCCATTTATTTCGGATTTGGCCTTAATTACCCAGAATTATCAGAGTGCAAGAAAGTGGCCAATACTGAAAAATTCGGTTAATTCTTTCGACTTTTACCTacaaataccgaaagatattatttaaatcttttggtatttgacccttcaaatttaataattaattggatttaagcctgattttattttatccttaaGAAACTAAACACAAATCTATACTTAAAAATTTAACACAACACCTACACAAACCATACACACACATtgtaataatcaaacacataccTTTATGCATccttatataatcaaacacaaaccttaCATGTAAAATCAATCACAATCCATATACTTAGATATTGACACACAATTAACATGATTAGATAATTAAACAAGATCCATATACTTAGAAACCAAAACACCACATAGAAAATGGGTAAGAAATTAGTGAAGAAGGTCATTATCGAAAGATATGGAGtaaatattttggtatttaGAGGTATAGCTGAAAGATTTACCCATTTTTTTGGTCTTGGCCTTAATTACCAAGAAATTCCCAAAGTGCATGGAAGTGGCCATTAACGAAAGATTTGGTTAATTTTTTCGGCTTTGCCTCTAAATACCGAAAGTTGTGATTTCAATTTTTCGCTATTTGACccttcaaaattaataattaatcagatTTAagcatgattatattttattcttgagaaaataaatacaaacctATACTTAGAAATTTAACACAACACGTACACATACAAACACAAACCATACACACattctaattataattcaacacaaatatttatacatccttatataatcaaatacaaaCTTATACTTGTAAATTCAATCACAATCCATATACTTGGATATTGACACACAATTGATATGCTTagataattaaacaatattcaTATA is part of the Impatiens glandulifera chromosome 1, dImpGla2.1, whole genome shotgun sequence genome and encodes:
- the LOC124922691 gene encoding uncharacterized protein LOC124922691 isoform X2: MPKPPLADFLQPPISSSRRSSLAIVLLSRRSTRRHRSPPTANLRRCSPSVANSSWFFLHAETMSQQEYQACKKATGIEGAIELRRRGWEVRW
- the LOC124922691 gene encoding uncharacterized protein LOC124922691 isoform X1; this translates as MPKPPLADFLQPPISSSRRSSLAIVLLSRRSTRRHRSPPTANLRRCSPSVANSSCDLDDVVLKVNSTSSDVNNTVNAEQYMQDFIHDMFFNVNDGSNNHELVENA